The following are from one region of the Microbacterium paraoxydans genome:
- a CDS encoding Lrp/AsnC family transcriptional regulator, with product MSPKTPPPALDDISKRIVELLQEDGRRPYAEIAREVGLSEAAARQRVQRLTESGLIQIVAVTDPLQLGFHRMSMIGIRVSGDPRAIAEELTAIPELAYVVVTLGTFDILVEAVCEDDDHLLDLIATRIRTIPGIIQTESLLYAGLYKDLYNWGTR from the coding sequence ATGAGTCCGAAGACGCCTCCCCCCGCCCTCGACGACATCTCGAAGCGCATCGTCGAGCTGCTGCAGGAGGACGGTCGGCGTCCCTATGCGGAGATCGCCCGGGAGGTGGGGCTCAGCGAGGCCGCGGCCCGCCAGCGGGTGCAGCGGCTGACCGAATCGGGCCTGATCCAGATCGTCGCCGTGACCGACCCGCTGCAGCTCGGCTTCCACCGCATGTCGATGATCGGGATCCGGGTGTCCGGCGACCCCCGCGCGATCGCGGAGGAGCTCACGGCGATCCCGGAGCTCGCGTACGTCGTGGTCACTCTCGGGACGTTCGACATCCTCGTCGAGGCGGTGTGCGAGGACGACGACCACCTGCTCGACCTCATCGCCACCCGCATCCGTACCATCCCCGGCATCATCCAGACGGAGAGCCTGCTCTACGCCGGCCTCTACAAAGACCTCTACAACTGGGGAACGCGCTGA